In Spirobacillus cienkowskii, a genomic segment contains:
- a CDS encoding M15 family metallopeptidase produces MFTQLEQSQIAINTNYPKPTFQQINLLKNYSNPIELKSNNRMQLEPVYFNLKLKGATNHMLTRHSVYLKLIEALEQLPQQFGFLVFDAFRSLKTQHALFDYIYQQQKALAPNLSHSELFEITKFFITYPTDNKVPPHNSGGAIDLTLTYNNTLLDMGTEFDEVSEVSHTIFFEQEYNEKFNINKNRWEKIKTNRRILFNIMKNAGFTNYSYEWWHYDLGDSMWAEIHNTNWQYPSMEGE; encoded by the coding sequence ATGTTTACTCAATTGGAGCAAAGCCAAATAGCCATTAATACTAATTACCCCAAACCCACATTTCAACAAATAAATTTGCTAAAAAACTACAGTAACCCTATTGAACTAAAAAGTAACAATCGCATGCAGCTTGAGCCCGTCTACTTTAACCTCAAGTTAAAAGGTGCTACAAACCACATGCTAACCAGGCATTCGGTTTACCTAAAACTCATTGAGGCACTAGAGCAGTTGCCACAACAGTTTGGCTTTTTAGTTTTTGATGCGTTCCGTTCACTCAAAACCCAGCACGCTCTTTTTGATTATATTTACCAACAACAAAAAGCATTAGCACCAAACTTAAGTCACAGTGAACTATTTGAAATTACCAAATTTTTTATCACCTACCCCACAGATAATAAAGTACCGCCGCATAATAGCGGCGGCGCCATTGATTTAACCTTAACCTACAACAACACATTACTCGATATGGGCACAGAATTTGACGAGGTCTCAGAGGTTTCACACACCATTTTTTTTGAGCAAGAATACAACGAAAAATTTAACATCAATAAAAATAGATGGGAAAAAATTAAAACGAATAGACGCATATTATTCAACATCATGAAAAACGCGGGCTTTACCAACTATTCTTATGAGTGGTGGCATTACGACCTCGGTGATAGCATGTGGGCCGAAATTCATAACACAAACTGGCAGTACCCTTCAATGGAAGGGGAGTAA